The following are encoded together in the Actinoplanes sp. N902-109 genome:
- a CDS encoding BON domain-containing protein yields the protein MYYWWYADWYDGLSYQGRSGAPGATHRDGNAGEAQALTPDRRLLQAVADALFDEAAVAGGTIDVSVQNGVVILDGEVCSEATRRAAVATAWSVPGVRDVCAVLDVSRKRRRR from the coding sequence ATGTACTACTGGTGGTACGCCGACTGGTACGACGGCCTGTCCTACCAGGGCCGTTCCGGCGCGCCGGGGGCCACGCACCGGGACGGGAACGCCGGGGAAGCGCAGGCGCTCACACCGGATCGACGGCTGCTGCAAGCGGTGGCCGACGCGCTGTTCGACGAGGCGGCGGTGGCCGGCGGCACCATCGACGTGAGCGTGCAGAACGGCGTGGTCATTCTCGACGGCGAGGTGTGCTCCGAGGCGACGCGCCGGGCGGCGGTGGCCACTGCCTGGTCGGTTCCGGGCGTGCGGGACGTCTGCGCCGTGCTGGACGTCAGCCGCAAGCGCCGCCGTCGCTGA
- a CDS encoding VOC family protein — protein sequence MSRRGLIAAAGAGAALSVTAACTSDSGSDADADAAPATTGPAAPGDRNSRPVGLRLQGMQHVGLTVDDMERAFEFYTEVLGGTEVLRDGDFQGPVVHNTIMTDQEIIAAERKIDPQSIGVADLESGRQRLDVRFVRFDNIVLELLQYRDSAQPQGTGESWAEPRDRMSPAYPRSMHFCFYIRDDVDANKFIADLEAESARRGMTQVKANRTVRVRTEQARLAAPRSSNTNPIHQGASNGWTFIYCKGPEGEQLEFVQVGDPVKQVFARAQEQHAAKMSQ from the coding sequence ATGTCTCGTCGCGGCCTCATCGCGGCAGCGGGGGCAGGGGCGGCGCTCTCCGTGACGGCGGCGTGCACCTCGGACTCCGGCTCGGATGCGGATGCGGATGCGGCGCCGGCGACGACCGGGCCGGCCGCTCCCGGTGACCGCAACTCCCGGCCCGTGGGTCTGCGCCTGCAGGGTATGCAGCACGTCGGTCTGACCGTGGACGACATGGAGCGTGCGTTCGAGTTCTACACCGAGGTGCTGGGTGGCACCGAGGTGCTGCGCGACGGTGACTTCCAGGGCCCGGTGGTGCACAACACGATCATGACCGACCAGGAGATCATCGCGGCCGAGCGCAAGATCGATCCACAGTCGATCGGCGTGGCCGACCTGGAGAGCGGCCGGCAGCGGCTGGACGTGCGGTTCGTACGGTTCGACAACATCGTTCTCGAGCTGCTGCAGTACCGCGATTCCGCGCAACCGCAGGGTACCGGGGAGAGCTGGGCGGAACCGCGGGACCGGATGAGCCCGGCGTACCCGCGGTCGATGCACTTCTGCTTCTACATCCGCGACGACGTGGATGCCAACAAGTTCATCGCCGATCTCGAGGCGGAGAGCGCTCGGCGCGGCATGACCCAGGTGAAGGCCAACCGGACGGTGCGGGTGCGGACCGAGCAGGCGCGGCTGGCTGCCCCACGCAGCTCCAACACCAACCCCATCCACCAGGGTGCGTCGAACGGCTGGACGTTCATCTACTGCAAGGGCCCCGAGGGCGAGCAGCTCGAGTTCGTCCAGGTCGGCGACCCGGTCAAGCAGGTCTTTGCCCGGGCACAGGAACAGCACGCGGCCAAGATGTCCCAGTGA
- a CDS encoding cell wall metabolism sensor histidine kinase WalK produces MRRMGLRAKVTTAFAIGALLLSTCVTLISYELSRRTLFGERERTAVRAAYFDAAVVDDGIDGQDPDVLAVLRSLDTGSDRYVLLQLDGTWYSRSADLTASAAVPASLQAMAGRGEAGAQRVRRDGEAVLVVAVPISSSAVFYELVSQRELERTLQLLALVLTAVAIMVAAGGAAVGWYVTRYAMRPLTAVAGTARELAGGDLRARLDPDAEPDLAELSTSFNHMADELHRRLERDRRFAADVSHELRSPLQTLSAAASVIDRRRDGLDERAAAAVGLITEEIDRFQTLVDDLLELARSDQPAHREPTGMPELVTKVLRRRGLPPELLVVPPGTPAIWHVDRRRVEQALGNLVDNAQRYGDRIVAVRIGAADDGRCFLEVDDCGPGVAEDQRQAIFDRFVRGPAAHARGGGDGTGLGLSIVAQHALAHDGLAEVVDRPGGGARFRIELSGCLP; encoded by the coding sequence ATGAGGCGGATGGGACTGCGGGCCAAGGTCACCACCGCTTTCGCGATCGGCGCGCTGCTGCTGTCGACCTGCGTGACCCTGATCTCGTACGAACTGAGCCGGCGCACCCTGTTCGGTGAGCGGGAGCGCACCGCCGTCCGGGCCGCCTACTTCGACGCCGCCGTGGTGGACGACGGCATCGACGGGCAGGACCCCGACGTGCTGGCCGTGCTGCGCTCGCTGGACACCGGCAGTGACCGCTACGTCCTGCTGCAGCTGGACGGCACGTGGTATTCGCGCAGCGCCGACTTGACCGCCAGTGCCGCGGTCCCGGCGTCGCTGCAGGCGATGGCCGGACGGGGAGAGGCCGGGGCGCAGCGGGTGCGCCGCGACGGCGAGGCGGTGCTGGTGGTGGCCGTGCCGATCTCGTCGTCCGCGGTGTTCTACGAACTGGTGTCGCAGCGTGAACTGGAACGCACCCTGCAGCTGCTCGCGCTGGTGCTCACGGCCGTGGCCATCATGGTGGCCGCTGGTGGCGCGGCCGTGGGATGGTACGTGACCCGGTATGCCATGCGCCCGCTGACCGCGGTCGCCGGAACCGCACGCGAGCTGGCCGGCGGCGACCTGCGCGCCCGGCTGGACCCCGATGCCGAACCGGACCTTGCCGAGCTGTCCACGTCGTTCAACCACATGGCCGACGAACTCCATCGCAGACTGGAACGGGACCGGCGGTTCGCCGCCGACGTCAGTCACGAACTGCGCTCGCCGCTGCAGACCCTGTCGGCGGCGGCCAGCGTGATCGACCGCCGCCGCGACGGGCTCGACGAGCGTGCCGCAGCGGCGGTCGGGCTGATCACCGAGGAGATCGACCGGTTCCAGACGCTGGTGGACGACCTGCTGGAGCTGGCCCGCAGCGATCAGCCCGCCCACCGGGAACCCACCGGCATGCCCGAGCTGGTGACCAAGGTGCTGCGCCGGCGAGGACTACCGCCGGAGTTGCTGGTGGTGCCGCCCGGCACCCCCGCGATCTGGCACGTCGACCGCCGCCGCGTGGAGCAGGCCCTGGGCAACCTGGTGGACAACGCGCAGCGCTACGGCGACCGGATCGTGGCGGTCCGGATCGGCGCGGCCGATGACGGGCGCTGCTTCCTCGAAGTTGACGACTGCGGTCCCGGTGTGGCGGAAGACCAGCGCCAAGCCATCTTCGACCGGTTCGTCCGCGGGCCGGCCGCGCACGCCCGTGGCGGCGGTGACGGCACCGGGCTCGGTCTGTCGATCGTGGCGCAGCACGCCTTGGCTCACGACGGGCTGGCCGAGGTGGTCGACCGCCCCGGCGGCGGTGCCCGGTTCCGGATCGAACTGTCCGGGTGCCTGCCATGA
- a CDS encoding GFA family protein, with translation MSKRHTGRCACGAVTYGFDDPPSFVANCHCTDCKRASGGEMATFGLVAGSDFTVSGETTGFPYPANTETCAGNGLTRVFCVACGSRVYTADLADFPGGVFVQEGTLDNLDGWFAPQAEIYTWSRQPWMPALDVPQYDHGVVAAAVSGEVRN, from the coding sequence ATGAGCAAGAGACACACCGGTCGCTGCGCCTGCGGCGCGGTGACGTACGGGTTCGACGACCCTCCCTCGTTCGTCGCCAACTGCCACTGCACGGACTGCAAACGGGCGTCCGGTGGCGAGATGGCAACCTTCGGGCTGGTGGCGGGGTCCGACTTCACGGTCAGCGGCGAGACCACGGGCTTCCCGTACCCGGCGAACACCGAGACCTGCGCCGGCAACGGCCTCACCCGCGTGTTCTGTGTGGCCTGCGGTTCCCGGGTCTACACCGCGGATCTGGCCGACTTCCCGGGCGGGGTCTTCGTCCAGGAGGGCACCCTCGACAACCTCGACGGGTGGTTCGCGCCGCAGGCCGAGATCTACACGTGGAGCCGCCAGCCGTGGATGCCGGCGCTGGACGTCCCGCAGTACGACCACGGCGTCGTCGCGGCAGCGGTTTCCGGCGAGGTGAGGAACTGA
- a CDS encoding Na+/H+ antiporter — MSSLTLVVAVGIAVLIGSGLASRWKVAPPVLLLIAGLLLGFVPLLRGVHLPPEAVLLLFLPVLLYWEAFMSSLREIRSNMRVIVLLSTLLVIATAAGVAAAVHALGVGWGPAWVLGAAVAPTDATAVSVLGGMLPRRIATTLRAESLVNDGTALVIYTLAVGITLGEEHLSVGGVARMFALSYLGGIAAGAAVTFLVLQIRRRLTDPFPHNLLALLTPLTAYLIAEAAEVSGVLAAVVSGLWVGRVSPRLFPGRARRYVQTVMNFLTMLANAALFVLVGLEAQSAVRGLDGTGLAHGLLVAAVVCVVIVAVRFGWLFTSPYVIRAVDRRPQQRERRLSGRPRALMSAAGLRGAVSMAAALAVPHTLPSGAQFPDRDLIVFATAVVIAVTLLVQAPLMPRVTRWAGLGSDSEPERERREAEITSLDHALKSLPELATGLGVSDAVREQLRTEYDRRLRVLRDGEPHSRRDWDAANYEQQYAALHLAAIDHRHDTVVRMRDEGAIDDEVLRKVQDGLDLEQDHMAQRRDNDNRASARPRDRLS, encoded by the coding sequence ATGTCCAGTCTCACCCTGGTTGTTGCGGTCGGCATCGCCGTCCTGATCGGTTCGGGCCTGGCCTCCCGGTGGAAGGTCGCACCCCCGGTGCTGTTGCTGATCGCGGGCCTGCTCCTCGGGTTCGTGCCGCTGCTGCGCGGGGTGCACCTGCCTCCGGAAGCGGTTCTCCTGCTGTTCCTCCCGGTGCTGCTCTACTGGGAGGCATTCATGTCCTCGCTGCGCGAGATCCGCAGCAACATGCGGGTCATCGTGCTGCTGAGCACCCTGCTGGTGATCGCGACCGCGGCGGGGGTGGCGGCCGCCGTGCACGCGCTCGGCGTCGGCTGGGGACCGGCGTGGGTGCTGGGTGCCGCGGTGGCGCCTACCGACGCCACCGCGGTCAGCGTCCTCGGTGGCATGCTGCCCCGCCGCATCGCGACCACGTTGCGCGCCGAGAGCCTGGTCAACGATGGCACCGCCCTGGTGATCTATACGCTGGCGGTGGGCATCACCCTCGGCGAGGAGCACCTCAGCGTCGGCGGGGTGGCCCGGATGTTCGCGCTGTCTTATCTGGGCGGGATCGCGGCCGGCGCGGCTGTCACGTTCCTGGTCCTGCAGATCCGCCGGCGGCTGACCGACCCGTTCCCGCACAACCTGTTGGCGCTGCTCACGCCCTTGACCGCCTACCTGATCGCCGAGGCCGCTGAGGTCTCCGGCGTGCTCGCGGCCGTGGTCAGCGGTCTGTGGGTGGGGCGGGTCTCGCCGCGGCTGTTCCCCGGCCGGGCCCGCCGGTACGTACAGACGGTCATGAACTTCCTGACCATGCTCGCCAACGCGGCCCTCTTCGTGCTGGTCGGTCTTGAGGCGCAGTCGGCCGTGCGCGGGCTGGACGGGACCGGGCTGGCGCACGGCCTGCTGGTCGCCGCCGTGGTGTGCGTGGTCATCGTTGCGGTGCGGTTCGGCTGGCTGTTCACGAGCCCGTACGTCATCCGGGCGGTTGACCGTCGCCCGCAGCAGCGCGAACGGCGCCTCAGCGGCCGGCCGCGGGCGCTGATGTCAGCGGCCGGCTTGCGCGGCGCGGTGTCGATGGCGGCGGCGCTGGCCGTGCCGCACACCCTGCCGTCCGGTGCGCAGTTCCCGGACCGGGATCTGATCGTCTTCGCCACCGCCGTGGTGATCGCCGTGACCCTGCTGGTGCAGGCACCCCTGATGCCCCGGGTGACGCGCTGGGCCGGGCTGGGTTCCGACAGTGAACCCGAGCGCGAGCGCCGCGAGGCGGAGATCACCTCCCTGGACCACGCCCTGAAGTCGCTGCCGGAGCTGGCCACCGGGCTGGGCGTCAGCGACGCGGTCAGGGAGCAGTTGCGCACGGAGTACGACCGCCGCCTGCGCGTGTTGCGGGACGGCGAGCCCCATTCCCGGCGGGACTGGGATGCGGCGAACTACGAGCAGCAGTACGCGGCCCTGCACCTGGCCGCCATCGATCACCGGCACGACACCGTCGTCCGGATGCGCGACGAGGGCGCGATCGACGACGAGGTGCTGCGCAAGGTCCAGGACGGCCTCGACCTCGAACAGGACCACATGGCCCAGCGCCGCGACAACGACAACCGCGCGAGCGCTCGACCAAGGGACCGACTCTCCTGA
- a CDS encoding alcohol dehydrogenase catalytic domain-containing protein, with amino-acid sequence MKAVVFHAVGDIRLEEVPDPVLKDPTDAIVRLTSSAICGTDLHFVRGTFAGFVAGQILGHEGVGIVEGVGAQVRNIKVGRRVVIPSTVGCGNCQFCARELYAQCDNANPAGKLAGTVFYGGPEATGNLPGFQAQKARVLWADVNLVPVPDGITDDQAILVSDILTTAWFGTELAEVGEGDDVLVFGCGPVGQLAIACAKLRGARVIAVDRLADRLEVARRQGADVIDFDAEKVPEAVLRLTNGDGASKVIDLVGVDAMVPQRGPGVPDRAERKEIDRERKAATPDAHQQGDHWVAGDNPTQVLSWSVECVAKAGTIAIVGVYPPTIDAYPIGAAINKNLTIRMGVCNHRRYVDEMFELILAGRLDPSTIITQDEPITDVIAAYEAFDERRQGWMKVELEPAE; translated from the coding sequence ATGAAGGCCGTCGTTTTCCACGCGGTAGGGGACATCCGTCTCGAGGAGGTGCCCGACCCGGTCCTGAAAGATCCGACCGACGCGATCGTGCGGTTGACCTCGTCGGCCATCTGCGGGACGGATCTGCACTTCGTCCGGGGAACCTTTGCCGGATTCGTGGCGGGCCAGATCCTCGGTCACGAGGGGGTCGGCATTGTCGAGGGTGTCGGCGCCCAGGTGAGGAACATCAAGGTGGGCCGGCGGGTGGTCATCCCGTCCACCGTCGGCTGCGGGAACTGTCAGTTCTGCGCCCGGGAGCTGTACGCCCAGTGTGACAACGCGAACCCGGCGGGCAAGCTGGCCGGCACCGTCTTCTACGGAGGTCCCGAAGCCACCGGCAATCTTCCCGGCTTCCAGGCGCAGAAGGCGCGGGTGCTGTGGGCCGACGTCAACCTGGTCCCCGTTCCGGACGGTATCACCGACGATCAGGCGATCCTGGTCAGCGACATCCTGACCACCGCGTGGTTCGGCACCGAGCTGGCCGAGGTGGGCGAGGGCGACGACGTACTCGTCTTCGGCTGCGGGCCGGTCGGACAGCTCGCGATCGCCTGCGCGAAGCTCAGGGGCGCCCGGGTCATCGCGGTCGACCGGCTCGCTGACCGGCTCGAGGTGGCGCGGCGGCAGGGCGCGGACGTCATCGACTTCGACGCGGAGAAGGTTCCCGAAGCGGTGCTCCGGCTCACCAACGGCGACGGAGCGTCGAAGGTCATCGACCTGGTGGGTGTGGATGCCATGGTCCCGCAGCGGGGGCCGGGCGTTCCCGACCGTGCCGAGCGCAAGGAGATCGACCGGGAGCGGAAGGCGGCGACGCCGGACGCGCACCAGCAAGGGGACCACTGGGTGGCCGGCGACAATCCGACCCAGGTTCTCAGCTGGTCCGTGGAGTGCGTGGCCAAGGCGGGCACCATCGCAATCGTCGGGGTCTACCCGCCCACGATCGACGCCTATCCCATCGGCGCCGCGATCAACAAGAACCTGACGATCCGGATGGGCGTCTGCAACCACCGGCGCTACGTCGACGAGATGTTCGAACTCATCCTCGCCGGCCGGCTCGACCCCAGCACGATCATCACGCAGGACGAGCCGATCACTGACGTCATCGCGGCGTACGAGGCTTTTGACGAGCGCCGGCAGGGATGGATGAAGGTGGAGCTGGAGCCTGCGGAATAG
- a CDS encoding GerMN domain-containing protein produces the protein MNRAIGLGLAAALMALSGACGVPAQHEAHAVDLPRRPLTTPAPDVTAGRPGEVAEVLCLARDTHLVQVVRRIDTAPGVQQQLDHLLAGPTDAERNRGITTGLTGLTLRGALPRGSDEAQVEVTEADENNARSDESLAYGQIVCTLTSRAEVSSVVFTRDGERLEVPRADGSLSRGPLFSSDYAALIGPA, from the coding sequence ATGAACCGTGCCATCGGGCTGGGCCTGGCCGCCGCGCTGATGGCGCTGAGCGGCGCATGCGGAGTTCCCGCGCAGCACGAGGCGCACGCCGTGGACCTGCCGCGGCGGCCGCTGACCACCCCCGCACCCGATGTCACCGCCGGTCGGCCGGGTGAGGTGGCCGAAGTGCTCTGCCTGGCCCGGGACACCCACCTGGTGCAGGTGGTGCGCCGCATCGACACCGCACCGGGCGTTCAGCAGCAGCTCGACCACCTGCTCGCCGGTCCGACGGACGCCGAGCGCAACAGGGGCATCACCACCGGGCTGACCGGGCTGACCCTGCGGGGCGCACTGCCGCGCGGATCTGACGAGGCGCAGGTCGAGGTCACCGAGGCCGACGAGAACAACGCCCGCAGCGACGAGTCCCTGGCCTACGGGCAGATCGTCTGCACGCTGACCTCCCGCGCCGAGGTCAGCTCGGTGGTGTTCACCCGCGACGGCGAACGCCTCGAAGTGCCCCGCGCCGACGGGTCACTGTCGCGGGGACCGCTGTTCAGCAGCGACTACGCCGCGCTGATCGGCCCGGCGTGA